Proteins found in one Serratia plymuthica genomic segment:
- the anmK gene encoding anhydro-N-acetylmuramic acid kinase, with protein sequence MKSGRYIGVMSGTSLDGVDVVLAAIDGRMVAQQASYSHPMPIQLKQDILGMCQGQQTTLSAVGRLDAQLGVLFGEAVLGLLKQTGMSAHDITAIGCHGQTVWHEPEGDARFSMQLGDNNRIAALANITTVGDFRRRDMAYGGQGAPLVPAFHQALLAHQVERRMVLNIGGIANLSLLLPGAPVRGFDTGPGNMLMDAWVWRHRSRPYDKDGAWAMEGRVCLPLLQQMLADPYFALPAPKSTGREYFNAAWLERQLSGLPAISPTDVQTTLAELTAVTICEQVQLAGGCERLLVCGGGARNPLLMARMSALLPGIEVCLTDDFGVSGDDMEALAFAWLAFRTLSGQAGNLPSVTGASRETLLGGIYPVLPLGPR encoded by the coding sequence ATGAAGTCAGGCCGCTATATAGGTGTTATGTCTGGCACCAGTCTGGATGGCGTCGATGTGGTGCTTGCCGCAATCGACGGACGAATGGTCGCGCAGCAGGCAAGTTACAGCCACCCGATGCCGATCCAACTGAAGCAAGACATTCTTGGCATGTGCCAGGGCCAGCAGACCACGCTCTCTGCGGTGGGCCGGCTGGATGCGCAGCTTGGGGTGTTGTTTGGCGAGGCGGTGCTTGGTTTGCTGAAACAGACCGGCATGTCGGCGCACGACATCACCGCTATCGGTTGTCATGGCCAGACGGTATGGCATGAGCCTGAAGGCGATGCACGCTTCTCGATGCAACTGGGCGATAACAACCGCATTGCCGCATTGGCCAATATCACCACCGTCGGCGATTTCCGCCGCCGCGATATGGCCTACGGCGGCCAGGGTGCTCCGCTGGTACCGGCATTTCATCAGGCGCTGTTGGCGCATCAGGTAGAGCGCCGTATGGTGCTCAATATTGGCGGCATCGCCAACCTTTCGCTGCTGCTGCCAGGCGCGCCGGTGCGCGGTTTCGATACCGGGCCGGGCAATATGCTGATGGATGCCTGGGTATGGCGCCATCGTTCGCGGCCTTACGACAAGGACGGCGCATGGGCGATGGAGGGGCGCGTCTGCCTGCCGCTGTTGCAACAGATGTTGGCAGATCCTTACTTTGCGCTGCCTGCGCCGAAAAGCACCGGTCGCGAGTATTTCAACGCCGCTTGGCTGGAGCGCCAACTCTCGGGCTTGCCGGCAATCAGCCCCACCGATGTACAAACCACCTTGGCGGAATTGACGGCGGTCACCATTTGCGAGCAGGTACAATTGGCGGGAGGGTGCGAGCGTTTGCTGGTGTGTGGCGGCGGGGCGCGCAACCCGTTGCTGATGGCGCGGATGTCCGCGCTGTTGCCGGGTATCGAAGTCTGTCTGACCGATGATTTCGGCGTCAGTGGTGACGATATGGAAGCGCTGGCCTTTGCCTGGCTGGCGTTTCGCACCCTGTCCGGGCAGGCCGGCAACCTGCCGTCGGTCACCGGCGCCAGCCGTGAAACCCTGCTGGGTGGGATTTATCCGGTTTTGCCTTTAGGGCCCCGTTAG
- the sodC gene encoding superoxide dismutase family protein: MKHYWYAAFGLMACGVAQAATVDVDMNLVTGQGIGQEIGKVTISETPYGLLFTPQLKALPAGVHGFHVHENGSCEPGMKEGKAVAALAAGGHFDPQKTGKHLGPYADGHLGDLPAIYVTDDGMASYPVLAPRLKKISEITGKALMVHAGGDNHSDHPKPLGGGGERFACGVIKG; encoded by the coding sequence ATGAAACATTATTGGTATGCGGCCTTCGGCCTGATGGCCTGTGGCGTCGCGCAGGCGGCAACGGTGGATGTTGACATGAATCTGGTGACCGGACAGGGAATTGGCCAGGAAATCGGCAAAGTCACGATCAGCGAAACGCCTTACGGCTTGCTGTTTACCCCTCAGTTAAAAGCGTTGCCTGCAGGCGTGCATGGTTTTCATGTGCACGAGAACGGCAGTTGCGAGCCGGGGATGAAAGAGGGCAAGGCGGTAGCGGCGTTGGCGGCGGGTGGGCATTTTGATCCGCAAAAAACCGGCAAGCACCTTGGCCCTTACGCCGACGGCCATTTGGGCGATTTGCCGGCCATTTATGTGACGGATGACGGCATGGCCAGTTACCCGGTTCTGGCACCGCGGCTGAAAAAAATCAGCGAAATAACCGGCAAAGCGCTCATGGTACATGCCGGTGGAGACAACCACTCCGACCATCCGAAACCCTTGGGTGGCGGGGGCGAACGTTTCGCCTGCGGTGTGATTAAGGGATAA
- a CDS encoding DUF1656 domain-containing protein: MNSPWLHAASPLPDLVLGASLYFPPIFKAFLLGSVLWLLAHRLLRDWIYSGEIWHPMLMDLSIFVIAVSGSLWILASW; the protein is encoded by the coding sequence GTGAATAGTCCATGGCTTCACGCCGCCTCCCCCCTGCCCGATTTGGTGCTCGGCGCCTCACTCTATTTTCCACCCATATTTAAAGCTTTTCTGCTCGGGTCAGTTTTATGGCTACTGGCACACCGCCTGTTGCGAGACTGGATTTATTCCGGCGAAATTTGGCATCCCATGTTGATGGATTTGTCTATTTTCGTCATCGCCGTCAGTGGCTCCTTATGGATTTTAGCGAGTTGGTAA
- a CDS encoding polyurethane esterase: MGIFNYQDLDDAESKTLFSDALAISTYAYHNIDNGFDEGYHHSGFGLGLPLTLVTALIGSTQSQGGLPGIPWNPDSEKAALEAVNNAGWTPIGAEQLGYLGKTDARGTYYGESLGYTTAQAEVLGKYDSAGNLISIGIAFRGTSGPRESLITDSIGDLINDVLAGFGPEGYADNYSLKAFGTLLGDVAKFAQAHGLSGDDITVSGHSLGGLAVNSMAALSDGNWAGFYAQSHYVAFASPTQYETGGKVINIGYENDPVFRALDGTTLTPASLGVHDAPQASATNNIVNFNDHYASAAWNILPFSILNIPTWLSHLPFFYQDGLMRVLNSEFYSLTNKDSTVIVSNLSDVTRADTWVEDLNRNAEKHSGPTFIIGSEGNDLIKGGAGNDYLEGRAGNDTFRDGGGFNIISGGEGNNTLDLQQALKKNEVAYDGNTLYLRDATGGITQASGISTLRTKEASLLLFTKEVDHQVTDAGLKSGAGLNAYSASSNGSDGADILRARAGDNWLFGKGGDDQLFGHGSGNLTFVGGNGNDMLQSVGGNNTFLFSGDFGSDKVYNFGATDKLVFLGTQGASGDFHDYVSQRADGLTLAFGENKVTLIGVTAESLNDSQVVLA; the protein is encoded by the coding sequence ATGGGCATCTTTAATTACCAAGATCTCGATGATGCGGAATCAAAAACGTTATTTTCCGATGCGCTGGCGATATCCACGTACGCCTATCACAATATCGATAATGGCTTTGACGAAGGGTATCACCACAGCGGCTTTGGATTGGGTTTACCCCTTACGCTGGTTACCGCCCTTATTGGCAGCACCCAATCGCAGGGCGGGCTGCCCGGCATCCCCTGGAATCCCGATTCAGAAAAAGCAGCGTTAGAAGCGGTTAATAACGCCGGCTGGACCCCGATTGGCGCTGAGCAATTAGGCTACCTGGGCAAAACGGATGCCCGCGGCACCTATTACGGCGAGAGTCTGGGTTACACCACCGCCCAGGCGGAGGTGCTGGGAAAATATGACAGCGCAGGCAACCTCATCTCGATTGGCATTGCCTTTCGCGGTACCAGCGGGCCGCGCGAGTCATTAATTACCGACAGTATCGGCGATCTGATCAACGACGTGTTGGCAGGCTTTGGACCGGAAGGCTATGCCGACAATTACAGTCTGAAAGCTTTCGGCACTTTACTGGGCGACGTGGCTAAATTCGCCCAGGCACATGGCCTGAGCGGCGATGATATCACCGTCAGCGGCCACAGCCTGGGCGGGCTGGCGGTGAACAGCATGGCAGCGCTCAGCGACGGTAACTGGGCGGGTTTCTACGCGCAATCCCACTACGTGGCGTTCGCTTCGCCAACGCAATATGAAACAGGCGGCAAAGTCATTAATATTGGTTACGAAAACGATCCGGTCTTTCGCGCGCTGGATGGCACCACGCTGACGCCGGCGTCATTAGGCGTCCATGATGCGCCACAGGCATCCGCCACCAATAATATCGTTAACTTTAACGATCATTACGCCTCTGCCGCCTGGAATATCCTGCCTTTCTCCATTCTGAATATCCCGACCTGGTTATCCCATTTACCGTTCTTTTATCAAGACGGGCTGATGCGGGTGCTGAATTCAGAGTTTTACTCCCTGACCAATAAAGACTCGACGGTGATTGTGTCCAACCTCTCTGATGTCACCCGCGCTGATACCTGGGTGGAGGATTTGAACCGCAACGCCGAGAAACACAGCGGCCCGACCTTTATTATTGGCAGCGAGGGCAACGACTTGATCAAGGGTGGCGCAGGCAACGATTACCTCGAGGGCCGCGCCGGCAATGACACTTTCCGCGACGGCGGCGGGTTTAATATTATTTCCGGCGGCGAGGGAAATAACACGCTGGACCTGCAACAGGCCTTGAAGAAAAACGAGGTGGCTTACGACGGCAATACGCTTTATCTGCGTGACGCGACAGGCGGAATTACCCAGGCAAGCGGTATCAGCACCTTGCGCACTAAAGAAGCCTCATTATTGCTCTTCACCAAAGAAGTAGACCATCAGGTGACCGATGCCGGCTTGAAATCAGGCGCCGGTCTGAATGCCTACTCCGCATCATCCAATGGCAGTGACGGCGCCGATATCCTGCGCGCCAGAGCCGGCGACAACTGGTTGTTCGGCAAAGGTGGCGATGACCAGCTGTTTGGCCACGGCAGCGGAAATCTGACGTTTGTCGGCGGTAACGGCAACGATATGCTGCAAAGCGTCGGCGGTAACAATACGTTCTTGTTCAGCGGGGATTTTGGCAGCGATAAGGTGTACAACTTTGGCGCCACCGACAAGCTGGTCTTTCTGGGGACTCAGGGTGCCAGCGGCGATTTCCACGACTATGTTTCGCAACGCGCTGACGGATTGACGTTGGCCTTCGGCGAAAATAAAGTGACGCTGATCGGCGTAACCGCCGAAAGCCTCAACGATAGTCAGGTGGTGTTGGCTTAA
- a CDS encoding aldo/keto reductase — protein sequence MVNRIQLAPQGPEFSRMICGYWRLMEWGMTPQQLLTFIEQHIELGVTTADHADIYGGYACEQAFGEAMRLKPSLRQSMELVSKCGIATTAKPGNPIGHYNTDRDHIVHSAERSLALLHTDYLDLLLIHRPDPLMEADEVAEAFVALHKGGKVRHFGVSNFTPAQFTLLQSRLPFSLVTNQVEISPIHQPAILDGTLDQCQQLRIKPMAWSCLGGGRLFSDAEFQPLRDELQTVAQEIGAETIEQVVYAWVMRLPSAPLPIIGSGKIERVRSALKAQELTLNRQQWFRIRKAALGYDVP from the coding sequence ATGGTAAACCGTATTCAACTCGCGCCGCAGGGGCCTGAATTTTCCCGCATGATTTGCGGATACTGGCGTTTGATGGAGTGGGGCATGACGCCGCAGCAACTGCTGACGTTTATCGAGCAGCACATCGAACTGGGTGTCACCACCGCCGACCACGCGGACATTTATGGCGGTTATGCCTGCGAACAGGCGTTCGGCGAGGCAATGCGTCTGAAACCTTCGCTGCGTCAGTCGATGGAGCTGGTGTCTAAATGCGGCATCGCCACGACTGCCAAGCCCGGCAACCCCATCGGCCATTACAACACTGACCGCGATCATATTGTGCACAGCGCCGAACGTTCACTGGCGCTTCTGCACACCGACTACCTGGATCTGTTGCTGATTCATCGCCCGGATCCGCTGATGGAAGCCGATGAAGTGGCGGAAGCCTTTGTCGCCCTGCACAAAGGCGGCAAGGTGCGCCATTTCGGCGTTTCCAACTTCACGCCGGCACAGTTTACGTTGCTGCAGTCGCGCCTGCCGTTCTCGCTGGTCACCAATCAGGTTGAGATTTCACCGATCCACCAGCCGGCCATTCTGGATGGCACCCTGGATCAGTGTCAGCAATTGCGCATCAAGCCGATGGCCTGGTCTTGTCTTGGCGGCGGCCGCTTGTTCAGCGACGCGGAGTTCCAGCCGTTGCGCGATGAATTGCAGACGGTGGCGCAGGAAATCGGCGCCGAGACTATCGAGCAGGTGGTGTATGCCTGGGTAATGCGTCTGCCGTCCGCGCCGCTGCCGATCATCGGTTCCGGCAAGATTGAACGCGTGCGTTCGGCGCTGAAGGCGCAGGAACTGACGCTGAACCGTCAGCAGTGGTTCCGCATCCGCAAGGCGGCGCTGGGTTACGATGTGCCTTAA
- a CDS encoding efflux RND transporter periplasmic adaptor subunit, whose protein sequence is MTHKTLKYFSTVIVCAIALCAGWWLWNYYMQSPWTRDGKVRAELVNITPEVSGRLEKITVHDNQFIPAGSLIFTLDPVPYQIALDNAEAALAKAQSDLAKAEHEAARRRSLPKNVISAENMDESNLAAQAMKAAYKAAEANLKQAKWNLSKTKIYAPVDGYITNLQARVGNYASAGTPLVALVDAHSFYVLGYFEETKLKHIKEGNKADIVLYNGNIPLLGQVESIGRAINDQSVDSSGDLLMDVKPNVPWVRLAQRVPVRIKLLNAPADLPLVAGTTCTIAIHQ, encoded by the coding sequence ATGACGCATAAAACGTTAAAATATTTTTCTACGGTAATCGTCTGCGCCATTGCCCTGTGCGCCGGTTGGTGGTTGTGGAATTATTATATGCAATCCCCGTGGACCCGTGATGGAAAGGTGCGCGCCGAGCTCGTCAATATCACACCAGAAGTTTCTGGCAGATTAGAGAAAATAACCGTACATGACAATCAGTTCATACCTGCGGGAAGTCTGATTTTTACTCTCGACCCGGTGCCATACCAGATTGCGCTGGACAATGCTGAGGCCGCACTGGCAAAAGCGCAGTCCGACCTGGCCAAAGCGGAGCATGAGGCGGCGCGTCGTCGCAGCCTGCCAAAAAACGTTATTTCTGCCGAAAATATGGATGAGTCAAATTTAGCCGCGCAGGCAATGAAAGCCGCGTATAAAGCCGCTGAGGCTAATCTGAAACAGGCTAAATGGAATTTAAGCAAAACTAAAATTTACGCACCTGTCGATGGCTATATCACTAATTTGCAAGCACGTGTTGGGAACTATGCCAGCGCCGGCACGCCATTGGTTGCGCTGGTCGACGCACACTCATTTTACGTGCTCGGCTATTTTGAAGAAACCAAGCTCAAGCATATAAAAGAAGGCAATAAAGCGGATATCGTTTTATATAATGGCAACATCCCTCTGTTGGGCCAGGTGGAGAGCATTGGCCGTGCCATTAACGATCAAAGCGTCGACAGCAGCGGCGATTTATTAATGGACGTGAAGCCCAATGTTCCCTGGGTTCGTTTGGCGCAGCGCGTGCCGGTGCGGATAAAACTGTTGAACGCACCCGCCGATCTGCCCTTGGTGGCGGGTACCACCTGCACCATCGCCATTCATCAGTAA
- the slyA gene encoding transcriptional regulator SlyA — protein MESSLGSDLARLVRVWRALIDHRLKPLALTQTHWVTLHNINRLPPEQSQIQLAKAIGIEQPSLVRTLDQLEEKGLITRHTCANDRRAKRIKLTEAADPIIREVDSVISSTRGEILSGITTDEVQLLVGLIGKLEQNISELQNKQ, from the coding sequence GTGGAGTCATCATTAGGTTCAGATTTAGCACGATTAGTTCGTGTTTGGCGCGCGCTTATCGATCATCGGCTCAAGCCGCTGGCGCTCACGCAAACACACTGGGTCACCCTGCACAATATCAATCGTCTACCGCCGGAGCAGTCGCAGATCCAACTGGCCAAGGCAATCGGCATTGAACAGCCTTCGCTGGTTCGAACGCTGGACCAACTGGAAGAGAAGGGGCTTATTACTCGCCACACTTGCGCTAACGACCGGCGCGCAAAGCGTATCAAATTGACTGAAGCGGCCGATCCCATCATCAGGGAAGTGGACAGCGTCATCAGCTCTACGCGCGGTGAGATTTTGAGTGGCATTACCACGGATGAAGTGCAGTTGTTGGTAGGTTTGATTGGCAAGCTGGAACAAAACATCTCTGAATTGCAAAATAAACAATAA
- the pdxH gene encoding pyridoxamine 5'-phosphate oxidase yields MIENNEFDVADLRREYTRGGLRRNDLTANPLELFERWLKQACDARLADPTAMCVATVDENGQPYQRIVLLKHFDDKGLVFYTNLGSRKAQQLAQNPHISLLFPWHMLDRQVIFLGKAERLSTLEVMKYFTSRPKDSQIGAWVSQQSSRISARGVLESKFLELKQKFQQGEVPLPSFWGGFRVNFDSVEFWQGGEHRLHDRFLYQRDGNDWKIDRLAP; encoded by the coding sequence ATGATTGAAAATAATGAGTTTGATGTTGCGGACCTGCGCCGTGAATACACCCGTGGCGGCCTGCGCCGCAACGATCTGACCGCTAATCCGCTTGAATTGTTTGAACGCTGGCTGAAGCAGGCCTGCGATGCGCGCCTGGCCGATCCTACCGCCATGTGCGTGGCTACGGTGGATGAAAATGGCCAACCTTATCAGCGTATCGTGCTGCTCAAGCATTTTGACGACAAAGGCCTGGTCTTTTATACCAACCTCGGCAGCCGCAAGGCGCAACAGTTAGCGCAAAATCCGCACATCAGCCTGCTATTTCCGTGGCATATGCTAGATCGTCAGGTGATTTTCCTTGGCAAGGCAGAACGTCTGTCCACGCTGGAGGTGATGAAGTATTTCACCAGCCGGCCGAAAGACAGCCAGATCGGCGCCTGGGTATCGCAGCAGTCATCGCGCATTTCCGCACGCGGCGTACTGGAGAGCAAATTCCTCGAACTGAAGCAAAAATTCCAGCAGGGCGAAGTGCCGTTGCCGAGTTTCTGGGGCGGATTCCGCGTTAATTTCGATTCTGTCGAGTTCTGGCAGGGCGGCGAACACCGCCTGCATGACCGCTTTTTGTATCAGCGCGATGGGAATGACTGGAAAATTGACCGACTGGCGCCCTGA
- a CDS encoding FUSC family protein: MNLPFLEWKRTPWGKATGGQWRYALRNSLAMCLSLWLAFVLNLDEPYWALTSAAVVSFPTVGGVISKSLGRIIGSLIGAAASVAIAGHCLNDPWLFTLFIAAWIGLCTYISNHYQNNVSYAFALAGYTAAIIAFGTVNVTDTQQIFDIAQARVCEVITGILCGGVMMMILPSTSDGETLLTSLRRMHLRLLEHAAMLWQPEITAQMRTSHEGVIGQILTMNLLRIQAFWSHYRLRRQNNLLNYMLHQQLRLTSVISSLRRMLLNWPDRPANLAAVLDQVLTELRDPAADKYRLARILQQIAPQDPADYRHRAFWLRLRHFCWLYLSCSRWLQRLEGATPVSDIQPPRVTSLARHTDSYEAAYNGLRTFLCIIIGCAYWINTQWDAGSSALTLTAISCVLYSSTPSPINSITTLLKAVLLLSVACFVVKFGLMIQIDDFWVFCAFLFPILITLQMIKLQNPPYAALWGQLIVFMGSFLTVTNPPSYDYQSFINNNIGKIVGVLFAGLAFQILRPSSDKRKSRRIIRALRRDFSDQLSQKPQQSESQFESLIYHRISQLSQSQDQEARSWLLRWGVVLLNCSHIVWQLRDWQTRSDPLSAVRDVCIHCLRDIMTEKGVQRPSLDATLRELLRMSNALAHHPEQAARDLAGLIWRLYCSLQQLQQAINLPDDAAAASAAR, encoded by the coding sequence GTGAACCTGCCCTTTTTGGAATGGAAGCGCACCCCCTGGGGTAAGGCCACCGGGGGGCAATGGCGCTATGCGCTGCGCAACTCGCTGGCCATGTGCCTGTCATTATGGCTGGCGTTCGTCCTCAATCTCGACGAACCTTATTGGGCGTTGACCTCTGCTGCGGTGGTCAGCTTCCCCACCGTCGGCGGCGTCATCAGCAAAAGTCTCGGACGCATTATCGGCAGCCTGATAGGCGCCGCCGCGTCAGTGGCCATTGCCGGTCATTGCCTGAACGATCCCTGGCTGTTCACCTTATTTATCGCCGCCTGGATCGGTTTGTGCACCTACATTTCCAACCATTATCAGAACAACGTTTCCTATGCGTTTGCGCTGGCGGGCTATACCGCCGCCATCATCGCCTTCGGCACGGTCAACGTCACCGATACTCAGCAGATCTTTGATATCGCTCAAGCGCGCGTCTGCGAGGTCATCACCGGCATTCTGTGCGGCGGCGTGATGATGATGATCCTGCCCAGCACCTCAGACGGTGAAACCTTGCTGACCTCGTTAAGACGCATGCACCTGCGGCTGTTGGAACATGCAGCCATGCTGTGGCAACCGGAAATCACCGCTCAAATGCGCACGTCGCACGAGGGCGTCATCGGGCAGATCCTGACCATGAACCTGCTGCGTATTCAGGCGTTCTGGAGCCACTACCGACTGCGGCGGCAGAATAACCTGCTCAACTATATGCTGCACCAACAGTTGCGCCTTACCAGCGTGATCTCCAGCCTGCGCCGCATGTTGCTGAACTGGCCGGATCGCCCGGCCAATCTGGCGGCCGTCCTGGATCAAGTGCTGACCGAACTGCGCGATCCCGCCGCCGACAAATACCGGCTGGCGCGTATCCTGCAGCAGATAGCCCCTCAGGATCCGGCAGATTACCGCCACCGCGCCTTCTGGCTGCGGCTGCGCCATTTCTGTTGGCTGTATCTGAGCTGCAGCCGCTGGTTGCAAAGATTGGAAGGCGCCACGCCGGTCAGCGATATCCAGCCCCCTCGCGTGACCTCTCTGGCGCGCCATACCGACAGTTACGAAGCCGCCTATAACGGCCTGCGCACCTTTTTGTGCATTATCATCGGTTGCGCTTACTGGATTAACACCCAGTGGGATGCAGGCAGCTCGGCGCTGACGTTAACCGCCATCAGCTGCGTGCTCTATTCTTCCACCCCTTCGCCGATCAACAGCATCACCACCTTGTTGAAGGCGGTATTGCTGCTTTCGGTCGCCTGCTTTGTGGTGAAATTCGGCCTGATGATCCAAATTGACGATTTTTGGGTATTCTGCGCCTTCCTGTTCCCCATTCTGATCACCCTGCAGATGATCAAACTGCAAAATCCGCCCTACGCCGCGCTATGGGGGCAACTGATCGTATTTATGGGTTCTTTTCTCACCGTCACCAACCCGCCAAGTTACGATTATCAGTCGTTTATCAATAACAACATCGGCAAGATTGTCGGGGTATTGTTTGCCGGTTTGGCATTCCAGATCCTGCGGCCCAGTTCTGACAAACGTAAAAGCCGGCGCATTATTCGCGCTCTGCGGCGCGACTTTAGCGATCAACTGAGCCAAAAACCGCAGCAGAGCGAGAGCCAGTTCGAATCTCTGATTTATCACCGCATCAGTCAGTTGAGTCAAAGCCAGGATCAGGAGGCGCGCAGCTGGTTATTGCGCTGGGGCGTGGTGCTGCTTAACTGCAGCCATATCGTTTGGCAATTGCGTGACTGGCAAACCCGCTCCGATCCGCTCTCGGCGGTACGTGACGTCTGCATTCACTGTCTGCGGGACATTATGACCGAGAAAGGCGTGCAGCGCCCCTCCCTGGACGCCACGCTGCGGGAACTGCTGCGCATGAGCAATGCGTTGGCGCACCACCCGGAGCAGGCGGCGCGCGATCTTGCCGGATTGATTTGGCGGCTTTACTGTTCGCTGCAACAACTGCAGCAGGCGATCAACCTGCCCGACGACGCCGCGGCAGCCTCCGCCGCCCGTTAA
- a CDS encoding glycine zipper 2TM domain-containing protein, producing MIKRLLVVAVAAVTLAGCANESMSGDVYSSSQAKQVQTVTYGTLVSVRPVKIQGSDSSNTIGAIGGAVLGGLLGNTVGGGTGRTLATAAGAVAGGVAGNSVGELAGRTSGYELEIKTDQKENIVVVQKAGETKFSVGQRVRMARTGDTITVSPL from the coding sequence ATGATCAAGCGTCTTCTCGTCGTTGCCGTCGCCGCAGTTACGCTGGCAGGATGCGCCAATGAATCCATGTCCGGCGATGTCTATTCATCCTCGCAGGCCAAACAGGTTCAGACCGTGACTTACGGTACGCTGGTTTCTGTTCGTCCGGTCAAGATCCAAGGGAGCGACAGTTCGAATACCATTGGGGCGATCGGCGGTGCGGTACTTGGCGGCTTGCTGGGCAACACCGTAGGTGGCGGCACCGGCCGTACCCTGGCAACCGCGGCGGGCGCAGTAGCCGGCGGCGTAGCAGGCAACAGCGTCGGTGAGCTGGCAGGACGCACCTCGGGTTATGAGTTGGAAATCAAGACCGACCAGAAAGAGAACATCGTGGTGGTTCAGAAGGCGGGCGAAACCAAGTTCAGCGTGGGTCAACGTGTGCGTATGGCGCGCACTGGCGACACCATTACCGTTTCCCCGTTGTAA
- a CDS encoding MliC family protein yields the protein MKKIIIAAGALTLAGCSYVLPQSSQTLHYQCGTTPLTVSLDGKDSTASFLMDGEQLKLKQVLVMSGAKYSDGKYSFWSKGQNAYVERNDKVIISDCVLAN from the coding sequence ATGAAAAAAATCATTATTGCCGCAGGCGCGCTGACGCTGGCAGGCTGCAGTTACGTATTGCCGCAAAGCAGCCAGACGCTGCATTACCAGTGCGGCACTACGCCGCTGACGGTGTCGCTGGACGGTAAGGACAGCACGGCCAGCTTTCTGATGGATGGCGAGCAATTGAAGCTGAAACAGGTGTTGGTCATGTCCGGCGCGAAATACAGCGACGGCAAGTACAGTTTCTGGTCGAAGGGCCAAAACGCCTATGTCGAGCGTAATGACAAGGTGATTATAAGCGACTGCGTACTGGCTAATTGA